In Rhizophagus irregularis chromosome 17, complete sequence, the sequence ATTATGAGAGAATCTAAACATATGTTTTTAGATTTAGATACACTGCAAAAAACGGTTGAAGATTGGGTAATAAAAACAAGTGTTGAAGGAAAATGGTCAACTAATAGTAAAACTATTACAAATTCTTGGCTTAAAGAAGGTCTAAAACCTCGTTGTATTACTAGAGATCTTAAATGGGGTACTCCTGTTCCACTTgaagaaatgaaagaaaaagtattttatgTCTGGTTCGATGCTCCGATTGGGTAAGCTGTATTTTGATCCATTTTTGACGAAATGTCCATTTGGTGAAATGGAAAAACATTTAGATAcataagattatattaattaaatttaaaaaaattttactgttAGTTATTTATCTATTACTGCAAATTATACTCCACATTGGGAAAAATGGTGGAAGAATCCTGATGACGTTAAGTTATATCAATTTATGGGAAAAGATAATGTCCCATTCCATACTGTTATATTTCCAAGTTCTTTATTTGGCACAGGCGAAGATTGGACTTtgttatatcatataaatacGACAGGTGagatacatttatatatatttacattgaattcatttttaaagtattaattgctaattcattatttaacgTGACAGAATACTTGAATtatgaaaatacaaaattcTCTAAATCACGCAATATTGGCGTTTTTGGTACAGATGCTAAAGATACTGGTATTAATGTTTCAGTATGGCGGTATTATTTAATTGCAAGCCGACCAGAAACAAACGATTCAGTGTTTACGTGGAAGGAATTcattgcaaaaaataataatgaattactcgcgaatttaggaaattttgttaatagagtaattaaattttccgcatcaaaatataatagtaTCGTACCAGAATTTTCTTATGacaaaattgaagaaaaagaatttatagaaaatattgattctttattaaaaaattatattgaaacattagaaaatgttaaattaCGTGCTGGATTGGAAATTGCTATGGAAATTTCAAGATTAGGAAATGGTTATTTACAAGAATCAAAACTAGATAATTCactatttcaaaataatattgaaaaatgttCTACAGTTATTGGTATTgccattaatttaatttatcttttatctgCCTTATTTTTCCCTTATATGCCTTCCACTACCGAATCTATTTGCAGACAATTAAACGCTCCACTGAGAGATATACCTGATACTTGGACTATTGATATTTTACCTGGACATAAACTTGGTAAAGCTGAAtatcttttcaaaaaaattgatgataaaaaGGAAGAGGAATATCTTAATAGGTATGGTGGTGGTGATGGTAAGGTAGCTGAAACAAAAAAGAAGGCAAAAAAAGGGAAGAATGTGAACAcagttactaataataaatctagTAAAATAGTTaatggttaaattataaattagtatttttttttttattagtttagcAACATTATGTAAAACAtttcagaaataaaaagaaattatgatattgacttcatgtttttttttcaactttctAAAACATACCATTGGTATTCAACACCATAGTAtgtattttacaaaaaaaatgttcaattaGTATTACAGTCAGACCTCTGTACCAATATTggtcaaattattatatataggtTATCAGTAAATTATAATGTGGTCAAAATCCAATTATTGCCAGCATTACACAAATTCCAATAGCTAATAAATTctcatatatattaaaatttaattaggatccagaaatacattttttatgtattaattatgttgatcattttgatcacatgattttattaagatttcattttttaaaaaattctagtATGAAACTTTATGCACCCCCTTTGGAaccatagtaaaaaaatagtagaataTGCACTTAGAGAcggtgtgcatttatagagagtaaaatattaagagcTCTTATAAGTTGGGATCAGGCCCACCATGCACTTAAAGAGAATTTATATAGTGCATGCACTTATAAAGAATGCACTTATAAAGGTATcactgtattatatataaagctCCGCACGAGCCGGCTCGAGCCGAGCTGAGCCAAAATTCGAGCCGGCTCGGCTCGATTAGAATTTTCGAGCTTGGCTCGTGTTGGCTCAACCTCGAGCTGCCTAAGCCGAGCTTTTAAGGGCGTGGCTATTGCCTGTTCGAGCTTTTATCAAATTCTGCATATTTctcgtgatttttttaattttggccagaattaagtaaTCGACAtggaaatttcctttttgaacACCTGAGTAACGTTACacaatccaaaaaaggaaattttatttcttataaaaaatgggAAATGCATTGCACAggattccaaaaaaggaaattttcatGTCGAtcacttaattctggccaaatttaaaaatcatgtgaCGCCGgcaataataaagaaaaaaaaagttcggaGCCTAATGCAATTCATGCTTCATAATTCTTCCGAATAGTAATATCGTATCAAGCGCTATGAAGAGCAAATTGTACTGAAATTTATTACGAGCCTTCAGCTCAGCTATCGATATACCTTGGCAGTGGGCTGAGCTAGGCTAGGCTAATGGCGGAgcgttaattatatattattgtatttttgacCACTTTACaagttttcttaatatatcaaaaaggatttaaaaggtcatttttgacttttaaatGTAACATATTATAGGAGTATAACATAATACAAGGgcaataaaaaacaaaacttttaatatatattatataatattcagtttaatataaataaacttacttttttcttttatcagatttaataattaatcaaattataataccaTATTTTGCAGTAAATAAGCACTCCCCTCCAAAAATAAGCACCCTAGtgattttagccagaattatgaggATCTTGGCCGGCATCAAGTGCAAAAAGGAAATGCTTATATACCACAAAATATggtatttataaatcatatgattttatta encodes:
- a CDS encoding Putative methionine--tRNA ligase cytoplasmic protein rar1 variant 2, whose amino-acid sequence is MKLYKNGYLSEDAMIQLFCEKCQRFLADRYVEGTCPKCNYEDARGDQCDSCGQLLNATELVNPRCKLEGSTPIMRESKHMFLDLDTLQKTVEDWVIKTSVEGKWSTNSKTITNSWLKEGLKPRCITRDLKWGTPVPLEEMKEKVFYVWFDAPIGYLSITANYTPHWEKWWKNPDDVKLYQFMGKDNVPFHTVIFPSSLFGTGEDWTLLYHINTTEYLNYENTKFSKSRNIGVFGTDAKDTGINVSVWRYYLIASRPETNDSVFTWKEFIAKNNNELLANLGNFVNRVIKFSASKYNSIVPEFSYDKIEEKEFIENIDSLLKNYIETLENVKLRAGLEIAMEISRLGNGYLQESKLDNSLFQNNIEKCSTVIGIAINLIYLLSALFFPYMPSTTESICRQLNAPLRDIPDTWTIDILPGHKLGKAEYLFKKIDDKKEEEYLNRYGGGDGKVAETKKKAKKGKNVNTVTNNKSSKIVNG
- a CDS encoding Putative methionine--tRNA ligase cytoplasmic protein rar1: MSTNSVSERKINSGVALEIEKEKNKEPIKGERNILITSALPYVNNIPHLGNIIGSVLSADVFARYSRARRYNTLFVCGTDEYGTATETKALEEGTTCQELCDKYNAIHKQVYEWFELDFDYFGRTTTRQQTEIAQDIFMKLYKNGYLSEDAMIQLFCEKCQRFLADRYVEGTCPKCNYEDARGDQCDSCGQLLNATELVNPRCKLEGSTPIMRESKHMFLDLDTLQKTVEDWVIKTSVEGKWSTNSKTITNSWLKEGLKPRCITRDLKWGTPVPLEEMKEKVFYVWFDAPIGYLSITANYTPHWEKWWKNPDDVKLYQFMGKDNVPFHTVIFPSSLFGTGEDWTLLYHINTTEYLNYENTKFSKSRNIGVFGTDAKDTGINVSVWRYYLIASRPETNDSVFTWKEFIAKNNNELLANLGNFVNRVIKFSASKYNSIVPEFSYDKIEEKEFIENIDSLLKNYIETLENVKLRAGLEIAMEISRLGNGYLQESKLDNSLFQNNIEKCSTVIGIAINLIYLLSALFFPYMPSTTESICRQLNAPLRDIPDTWTIDILPGHKLGKAEYLFKKIDDKKEEEYLNRYGGGDGKVAETKKKAKKGKNVNTVTNNKSSKIVNG